Proteins from a genomic interval of Arthrobacter sp. CAN_C5:
- a CDS encoding MFS transporter has protein sequence MSILQQPSATRRWFALALIATAQFMVIMDTSIIGVALPKMQEDLGFSQENLSWVFNAYVVALGGLLLLGGRLSDLFGARRIFATGWIILLIGSVVAGAAGTVSVELAGRAIQGLGSALIAPSALTLLMMLFGGEPKQLTKALAIYGAAAPAGGTAGVFLGGLITEYASWPWVFYINIPIAVLAVALTPALMPAGKAGKGSVDFLGAITVTAGIGAAVFAIVRAPEVGWGSAETWLILAGAVVLLGIFLGLQARLKDPLMRLGIFRTSNLGAANIAQVLLGAAWIPMWFFLNLYLQQVLGYSAFPSGAALLPMTIVIMIGMIVLAPRMMNRFGPKNMIVTGLAVLAVGMGWLSLIRPDGSFWVDVLPASLVAALGMSLAFIPSLGTAISSARPEEGGLAAGIVNTSYQVGSALGLAAMTAVAAGFGADQLGDPAALTNGFSSAFIGAAVIALAGAILAALTLRTPGHRTLSESESPAASTQK, from the coding sequence ATGTCTATTCTGCAGCAGCCGTCGGCTACACGCAGATGGTTCGCCCTCGCACTGATAGCCACCGCACAGTTCATGGTCATCATGGACACCTCAATCATCGGCGTGGCCTTGCCCAAGATGCAGGAGGACCTCGGTTTCTCCCAGGAAAACCTGTCCTGGGTCTTCAACGCCTACGTCGTCGCCCTCGGTGGGCTGCTGTTACTTGGCGGCCGACTTTCAGATCTATTCGGTGCACGACGAATCTTCGCCACAGGGTGGATAATTCTGCTCATCGGTTCCGTGGTCGCCGGCGCCGCGGGCACTGTATCCGTTGAACTCGCAGGCCGTGCCATTCAGGGCCTCGGATCGGCCTTAATCGCACCTTCCGCGCTCACTTTGCTAATGATGCTCTTCGGCGGAGAGCCGAAACAGCTTACGAAAGCATTGGCCATCTACGGCGCGGCGGCACCGGCGGGCGGAACTGCAGGAGTATTTCTTGGTGGACTCATCACTGAATACGCCTCCTGGCCGTGGGTCTTCTACATCAATATCCCCATCGCGGTCCTGGCCGTGGCGCTGACTCCAGCTCTGATGCCTGCGGGCAAGGCCGGTAAAGGATCCGTGGACTTCCTGGGAGCAATCACCGTTACCGCCGGAATCGGAGCCGCGGTCTTCGCCATCGTTCGCGCACCCGAGGTGGGTTGGGGATCAGCCGAAACCTGGCTCATCCTGGCCGGCGCCGTCGTACTGCTCGGTATCTTCCTGGGTCTCCAAGCACGGCTGAAAGACCCCCTGATGCGGCTCGGAATTTTCCGCACCTCCAATCTCGGCGCAGCAAATATAGCTCAGGTGCTCCTCGGCGCGGCGTGGATCCCCATGTGGTTCTTCCTCAACCTGTACCTACAGCAGGTCCTTGGCTATAGCGCTTTCCCCAGCGGCGCAGCACTACTGCCGATGACAATCGTGATCATGATCGGAATGATTGTCCTCGCACCACGGATGATGAACCGCTTTGGACCAAAGAACATGATTGTAACCGGCCTCGCCGTCCTGGCCGTGGGAATGGGATGGCTCTCCCTGATCCGCCCGGACGGATCCTTCTGGGTTGACGTGCTGCCAGCCTCGCTAGTTGCAGCCCTCGGCATGTCTCTGGCATTCATACCATCGCTGGGAACGGCAATCTCCAGCGCGCGGCCTGAGGAAGGCGGACTCGCTGCAGGCATCGTGAACACCAGTTATCAGGTGGGCTCGGCACTTGGACTAGCGGCCATGACCGCGGTCGCAGCCGGTTTCGGCGCTGACCAGCTCGGTGACCCCGCAGCCCTAACCAATGGATTCTCCTCGGCGTTCATCGGTGCAGCCGTCATCGCCCTGGCCGGCGCCATCCTCGCCGCGCTGACACTGCGCACCCCTGGCCACCGCACACTCAGCGAATCCGAATCCCCCGCCGCATCCACCCAAAAATAG
- a CDS encoding DMT family transporter codes for MVTSRLAVPGALLLVGLLWGSSFPLIAVAAPTFGAVGTTHGRLIVAALALALIAASTRATWQAVGRQFPSFLILAALNVAGPLTLVATAIIGLNSSMASILNATTPMFSVLIAGLWLRQRITWRKLLGVVIGITGVWVLVGGAPLQMDSRAMMAVGASLIAAMLYALGGVYTRKAFRATSPMALALGQQLAAAALLLPVTAIAPPPEPISSGPLIAVVVLGLGATAGGYLIYFWIISQAGPVAASAVTLLVPISASTIGVLWLGEPVTSGLVVGLVIILAGVGLLMDFTRPQLDQKVAVTEPADGD; via the coding sequence ATGGTGACTAGTCGCCTCGCGGTGCCTGGAGCTTTGCTGCTGGTCGGTTTACTGTGGGGAAGCTCATTTCCCCTCATCGCTGTGGCGGCGCCCACCTTTGGAGCTGTTGGTACGACGCATGGACGACTCATCGTCGCCGCGTTGGCGCTGGCGCTCATCGCGGCTTCCACCAGAGCAACCTGGCAGGCAGTTGGGCGCCAATTTCCTTCATTCTTAATACTAGCGGCCCTGAACGTCGCCGGCCCTCTCACTCTCGTCGCCACCGCAATCATAGGACTCAACTCCTCCATGGCATCGATACTCAACGCCACGACCCCAATGTTTTCCGTACTTATCGCTGGACTTTGGCTTCGACAGAGGATCACCTGGCGCAAACTGCTGGGCGTTGTAATAGGCATTACCGGTGTCTGGGTGCTCGTCGGAGGGGCCCCCTTGCAAATGGACAGCCGTGCCATGATGGCCGTTGGCGCATCCTTGATCGCGGCGATGCTATATGCGCTCGGAGGGGTGTATACACGAAAGGCGTTCCGCGCCACGTCCCCCATGGCGTTGGCCCTCGGTCAACAGCTTGCTGCCGCAGCTCTGCTACTGCCGGTGACAGCGATCGCGCCCCCACCTGAGCCAATCAGTTCCGGTCCGCTGATCGCAGTGGTTGTCCTCGGGCTGGGGGCTACGGCGGGCGGTTATCTGATCTATTTTTGGATCATAAGCCAGGCCGGGCCAGTAGCGGCTTCAGCGGTTACTCTACTGGTTCCGATATCAGCCTCAACCATTGGGGTGCTGTGGTTAGGTGAGCCGGTAACTTCGGGACTCGTAGTCGGCCTTGTCATCATTCTTGCCGGCGTCGGACTGCTCATGGATTTCACGCGTCCACAACTTGATCAAAAGGTAGCCGTCACTGAACCCGCGGACGGTGATTGA
- a CDS encoding SGNH/GDSL hydrolase family protein has product METELCPQRFVALGDSFTEGIGDPHPLRQGSFRGWADRVAEVLAQACHDFTYANLAVRGKLLREIVSEQLGPALTMKPDLVSFCAGGNDIIRPGSDPDALAVGVNDAISALRSSGATVLMFTGPDIGARLSPWGLRGKVAIYNENLRTVAENHGAVLIDLWASHELSRAHMWSPDRLHLSSTGHEFIAAIVLNVMRIEYISAPYASNTIIDLAPPRFANDAKWARQHLLPWVLRRLQGKSSGAGREAKRPALAAVAREDPDPYSTPEYNPPPGRGAVDTFCDAPVVTSESGHP; this is encoded by the coding sequence ATGGAAACAGAATTGTGTCCGCAGCGATTCGTGGCCTTGGGGGATTCGTTCACCGAGGGCATCGGCGACCCCCATCCCTTACGTCAGGGTTCCTTTCGGGGATGGGCGGATCGGGTTGCGGAAGTTCTTGCCCAAGCGTGTCATGATTTCACCTATGCGAATCTCGCAGTTAGAGGCAAACTTCTGCGCGAGATCGTAAGTGAGCAGCTTGGGCCTGCACTAACGATGAAGCCTGATCTAGTGAGCTTTTGTGCTGGTGGTAACGACATCATCCGCCCCGGTTCCGATCCCGATGCGTTGGCCGTCGGCGTGAATGACGCGATATCAGCGCTTCGGTCTTCCGGGGCGACCGTGCTCATGTTCACTGGCCCCGACATAGGCGCACGACTTAGCCCCTGGGGACTCCGCGGCAAGGTGGCAATCTACAACGAAAACTTGAGGACCGTGGCAGAGAACCATGGTGCGGTCTTGATCGACTTGTGGGCGTCGCATGAGCTAAGTCGCGCCCACATGTGGTCTCCTGACCGCCTCCACCTTTCATCGACAGGTCACGAGTTCATTGCGGCTATTGTTCTGAACGTAATGCGTATCGAATACATCTCTGCGCCATACGCCAGCAACACAATAATCGACTTGGCTCCTCCGCGCTTTGCCAATGATGCGAAGTGGGCACGTCAACACCTTCTCCCCTGGGTACTCCGTCGGCTACAGGGCAAATCCTCCGGTGCAGGGCGTGAGGCAAAACGCCCTGCTTTGGCCGCTGTGGCACGGGAGGACCCTGATCCTTACTCAACTCCCGAATACAACCCACCCCCGGGGCGAGGCGCTGTCGACACTTTCTGCGATGCTCCGGTTGTAACCAGCGAAAGCGGCCACCCATAA
- a CDS encoding cyclopropane-fatty-acyl-phospholipid synthase family protein, giving the protein MTKASGVAPLLAKGLSIVLGAEELPIRVRGWDGSEAGPAGAPILEVRSNQALRRLLWSPGQLGLSRAYAAGEIEVPGDLFAGFRALSSVGKLANADSSSTLDARSRWRLLRTAARLGAIGPEPAPPAEEADLGHGRRHSHKRDAAAISHHYDVGNDFYSLILGPSMVYSCAVWNDERTSLESAQEAKLDLVCRKLGLKPGMRLLDVGCGWGSMALHAAQRYGVDVVGVTLSVEQSTLARQRMTEAGLADHVDIRVQDYREVMDGPFDAISSIGMSEHVGRAQIADYVTHLKELLHPGGRLLNHAISWNAGPTRPDPDSFIARYIFPDGELLTLTEIVGALESDGLEVLDVESLRQHYGLTLRAWVQRLEEHWDEAVQTTSKGQARVWRLYMAASALAFESGKMGVNQVLVQRPGGSPPPMRRTAWASEQAMPSLPSRRPREEGRP; this is encoded by the coding sequence ATGACCAAAGCTTCGGGGGTGGCTCCATTGTTGGCCAAGGGGCTGAGTATCGTGCTGGGGGCCGAGGAGCTTCCGATCCGGGTGCGTGGCTGGGACGGCTCGGAAGCCGGTCCTGCCGGGGCCCCGATCCTCGAAGTCCGATCGAATCAGGCCCTGCGCAGGCTGCTCTGGTCACCCGGGCAGCTTGGTTTGAGCCGAGCCTATGCGGCGGGGGAGATCGAGGTCCCCGGGGACCTCTTCGCCGGCTTCAGGGCGCTGAGCTCCGTCGGAAAGTTGGCCAACGCCGATTCCTCAAGCACACTGGATGCGCGCAGTCGATGGCGGCTACTACGGACCGCCGCCCGGCTCGGTGCCATTGGTCCAGAGCCAGCTCCGCCAGCGGAGGAGGCCGATCTTGGTCACGGCCGACGGCATTCCCACAAACGTGATGCCGCAGCCATCTCGCATCATTACGACGTAGGCAACGACTTCTACTCACTCATCCTTGGGCCGTCGATGGTGTACTCATGCGCGGTCTGGAACGATGAGCGCACCAGTCTGGAGTCCGCCCAGGAGGCCAAACTTGATCTCGTCTGCCGCAAATTGGGCTTGAAGCCCGGCATGCGACTCCTGGATGTGGGGTGTGGTTGGGGCAGTATGGCTTTGCACGCTGCCCAGCGTTACGGGGTCGATGTGGTCGGTGTGACTCTTTCCGTTGAACAGTCCACTCTGGCTCGCCAGCGGATGACCGAGGCCGGATTGGCCGACCACGTGGACATCCGAGTCCAGGACTACCGCGAGGTTATGGACGGCCCCTTCGACGCTATCAGCTCCATCGGAATGTCCGAACACGTTGGCCGAGCCCAGATTGCTGACTACGTCACTCATCTGAAGGAATTGCTGCACCCCGGGGGGCGGCTGCTCAACCACGCCATCTCGTGGAACGCCGGACCAACCCGACCCGACCCGGACAGCTTCATCGCCCGCTACATCTTTCCCGACGGTGAGCTACTGACCCTCACCGAGATAGTCGGGGCGCTCGAATCTGACGGGTTGGAAGTGCTCGACGTTGAGTCGTTGCGCCAGCATTACGGGCTGACCCTACGAGCATGGGTGCAACGACTGGAGGAACACTGGGACGAGGCCGTGCAGACCACCAGCAAAGGACAGGCGCGGGTTTGGCGGCTCTACATGGCCGCCAGCGCCCTCGCCTTTGAATCCGGGAAAATGGGAGTCAATCAAGTCCTCGTGCAACGCCCCGGCGGCTCTCCACCGCCAATGCGCCGAACCGCATGGGCCTCTGAACAAGCGATGCCCAGCCTCCCCTCCCGCCGTCCGAGGGAAGAAGGAAGACCTTGA
- a CDS encoding FAD-dependent oxidoreductase: MEPQEIVIVGAGAAGLSAAATVRAEGFEGSLTVINGEAHRPYNRTLVNKALLSGLLTAEQIVLPDVTALGADLVQGKVVSVDTHLSLLTLEDGRQLRYDALIAATGSAPQSSGRATDGRERVYHLHTVDDAARLRARFGKNPGNLTVTILGAGFIGSEAASYLAEAGAQVHLISRSSIPLASALGEHIAERITDLHHIHVKPYFGRSFTGISTSSDSATVTLSDGNTLESDIVLIAHGTRPTSAWLTGGDDGLAVDSHLRARDYQRVYGAGSLALHTASNGQLYRVDHWDAAVAQGTHAAQVALRELTGARDPGPYVPATGFTITLYQHSAAAYGLVLPGSAEHQHDSGSPEALLTSFHKADGAMTAVAGLDAFSQLIAARGKLTAP; this comes from the coding sequence ATGGAACCGCAGGAAATAGTCATCGTCGGAGCAGGCGCAGCAGGCCTTAGTGCCGCGGCCACCGTGCGCGCTGAGGGATTTGAAGGATCGCTGACGGTGATCAATGGGGAGGCGCATCGCCCCTACAATCGGACCCTCGTCAACAAGGCCTTGCTATCCGGGCTGCTCACAGCCGAACAAATAGTCCTGCCAGACGTGACCGCGCTGGGGGCCGACCTGGTTCAGGGCAAGGTAGTGTCGGTGGACACCCACCTTTCGCTCCTCACATTAGAGGACGGACGACAGTTGCGGTACGACGCACTCATCGCAGCCACCGGCAGCGCACCCCAGTCATCCGGTCGTGCGACCGACGGTCGGGAACGCGTCTACCATCTGCACACCGTGGACGATGCCGCCCGGCTTCGTGCCCGATTTGGCAAGAACCCCGGCAACCTTACAGTCACCATCCTGGGTGCCGGCTTCATCGGCTCGGAGGCCGCCAGCTACCTGGCGGAGGCTGGCGCACAGGTCCATCTAATTTCCCGCTCATCCATACCCCTCGCCTCAGCGCTCGGCGAACACATCGCAGAACGCATCACCGATCTGCACCACATCCATGTGAAGCCGTACTTCGGACGATCCTTCACTGGTATTTCCACTAGTTCCGACTCGGCCACCGTCACCCTCAGCGACGGTAATACTTTGGAATCCGATATTGTCCTCATCGCCCACGGCACCAGGCCCACTTCCGCCTGGCTAACAGGGGGCGACGACGGGCTAGCGGTGGACTCACACCTGCGGGCTCGCGACTATCAGAGGGTTTACGGGGCAGGCAGCCTCGCGTTGCACACGGCCAGCAACGGACAGCTATACCGCGTCGATCACTGGGACGCCGCCGTCGCTCAGGGCACCCACGCAGCCCAAGTAGCGCTGCGTGAACTCACCGGGGCGCGGGATCCGGGACCCTATGTCCCAGCCACCGGGTTCACCATCACCCTCTACCAGCACTCAGCAGCAGCCTACGGCCTTGTGCTGCCCGGTTCAGCTGAGCACCAACACGACTCCGGCTCCCCCGAAGCCTTACTGACGAGCTTCCACAAAGCCGACGGTGCCATGACCGCTGTGGCTGGCCTGGATGCCTTCTCTCAGTTGATTGCCGCCCGCGGAAAACTCACCGCCCCGTAA
- a CDS encoding MFS transporter: MRRISRSALTSVGVLSLALGAIHLFVDGLGSSVISLQAVIRDQTGAEPALLSLLVAVAFSSSSLLQPLGARSASRFGDGRVAIIGSALAAAGYGLLPAVTQPGHAIAAVAVGGIGSALFHPAAGALAVRSAPEGQESLPLAVFSAVGMAGSALVPVAVLSGVSTFGGAAAVPFAVPLVAVTVALLLSQLMRARPSRNRPASRTIERRGQAPVVVPVLAAALLALIGVTVMASAPLLLADKVGSTNPLLGYSLAAYGTAAAVGGVLLALWVRHTALRLVMLSASTAGILASLVVPHLPPDFVPAAMAVAGVGLSGSLPLLVTTARRNDETSAGPAVARILGLASGLGSAGYAGVGLLHSMLGYGMVLTVTTAVAGGVAFIILTRLKGSASTATIQTALSICPCGGCACSTLRNEPEVSAHLT, encoded by the coding sequence ATGAGACGCATCAGTCGCAGCGCGCTGACATCAGTGGGAGTGCTATCCCTCGCCTTGGGTGCCATTCACTTATTCGTTGACGGACTTGGTAGCAGCGTCATCTCACTTCAAGCCGTGATCCGTGATCAGACCGGTGCTGAACCCGCGCTGTTGAGCCTGCTCGTTGCGGTGGCCTTTTCCTCGTCTTCGCTACTCCAGCCTTTGGGTGCCCGCTCTGCCTCCAGGTTCGGCGACGGCCGGGTGGCCATCATTGGATCGGCTCTTGCAGCAGCCGGTTATGGTCTACTCCCCGCTGTGACCCAGCCCGGCCATGCCATCGCAGCAGTAGCTGTGGGTGGCATCGGGTCCGCGCTGTTCCACCCGGCGGCCGGTGCGCTGGCTGTGCGGTCGGCGCCGGAGGGTCAGGAGTCCCTGCCACTCGCTGTGTTCTCAGCCGTAGGAATGGCCGGTTCGGCTCTCGTGCCTGTCGCTGTACTCAGTGGAGTTAGTACCTTTGGCGGGGCTGCTGCGGTTCCGTTCGCCGTACCCTTGGTGGCAGTCACGGTCGCGCTTTTGCTATCACAGCTAATGCGCGCGAGGCCATCACGCAACCGCCCTGCCAGCAGGACAATTGAGCGTCGAGGTCAAGCACCGGTTGTAGTGCCGGTGCTTGCCGCGGCGCTGCTCGCCCTGATCGGAGTCACAGTCATGGCCAGTGCACCGCTGCTGCTGGCAGACAAAGTAGGGTCAACGAACCCGCTACTCGGCTACTCTCTCGCCGCCTACGGCACGGCCGCGGCGGTGGGAGGAGTCCTTCTCGCCCTGTGGGTTCGACACACCGCACTGCGCCTAGTAATGCTGTCCGCTTCCACCGCAGGAATATTGGCTTCGCTGGTCGTTCCACACTTACCCCCCGACTTCGTGCCGGCTGCAATGGCCGTAGCCGGGGTGGGCCTCTCAGGCAGCCTTCCTCTTTTGGTAACAACCGCGCGCAGAAACGATGAAACGTCAGCCGGCCCAGCCGTGGCCCGGATCCTTGGACTGGCCTCCGGCCTGGGTAGCGCCGGATATGCCGGGGTGGGGTTGCTGCACAGCATGCTGGGCTACGGGATGGTGTTGACCGTGACTACGGCAGTGGCCGGTGGCGTGGCTTTCATCATCCTCACGCGCCTTAAAGGATCGGCATCAACGGCCACCATTCAAACGGCCCTAAGCATATGCCCCTGCGGAGGGTGCGCCTGCAGCACCCTCCGAAACGAACCAGAAGTCAGTGCCCACCTCACCTGA
- a CDS encoding dihydroxyacetone kinase subunit DhaK: MPTNRQFINQRDNVISEALEGLAATYPDLITHDAATSLISRAQPTFGKVGLVSGGGSGHEPLHAGFVGKGMLDVAVAGAVFASPTALQVQAGTTLADKGVGVLQIVKNYTGDVLNFQIAAELASDNGTVVESVIVDDDLASDSDNGGPGRRGTAAVITVEKICGALAEQGADLSTVTAAGRDIVTRSRTLALTLDGCTHPGNTSPAFTLNAHEVEFGVGIHGERGTGRVPFAAADELTEQLIIPLVDSLGLKSGQPVIAIVNGLGGTYPLELSIIARHMHEVLRGRGITVARSLVGSYVTSLDMHGVSITLTAVDDNIIAGWDAPVRTPTLTW; this comes from the coding sequence ATGCCCACGAACCGACAGTTCATCAATCAGCGCGACAACGTCATCAGCGAAGCCCTTGAAGGTCTCGCAGCCACCTACCCCGACCTCATCACCCACGACGCAGCGACGTCACTGATCAGTCGAGCACAACCCACTTTCGGCAAGGTCGGACTGGTCTCGGGGGGTGGATCGGGCCACGAACCGCTGCACGCCGGATTCGTGGGCAAAGGGATGCTCGACGTCGCCGTCGCCGGTGCCGTCTTCGCCAGCCCCACCGCCCTTCAAGTCCAAGCAGGAACCACCCTGGCCGATAAGGGGGTTGGCGTCCTGCAAATTGTGAAGAACTACACGGGCGATGTCCTCAACTTTCAAATCGCAGCCGAGCTGGCCTCCGATAACGGAACCGTCGTCGAGAGCGTCATCGTCGATGACGATCTCGCCTCCGACAGTGATAATGGCGGCCCTGGACGCCGCGGTACCGCAGCCGTGATCACCGTCGAGAAGATCTGCGGGGCCCTCGCCGAGCAGGGCGCTGACCTATCCACCGTCACCGCCGCTGGCCGCGACATTGTTACACGCTCCCGCACGCTCGCGCTCACCCTTGACGGCTGCACCCATCCCGGTAACACCAGTCCCGCCTTCACCTTGAACGCGCACGAAGTAGAATTCGGGGTTGGCATCCACGGTGAACGCGGAACCGGGCGGGTTCCGTTCGCCGCTGCTGACGAGCTCACCGAACAGCTCATCATTCCGCTTGTCGACTCGCTCGGCCTGAAAAGCGGGCAACCAGTCATTGCCATCGTCAACGGTCTTGGCGGGACTTACCCATTAGAGCTGTCCATTATCGCCCGCCACATGCACGAAGTTCTCCGTGGCCGCGGCATCACCGTCGCCCGATCACTCGTCGGGTCCTACGTGACCAGCCTGGACATGCATGGAGTCTCCATCACCCTCACCGCGGTCGATGACAACATCATCGCGGGCTGGGATGCACCCGTCCGCACCCCCACTTTGACTTGGTAA
- a CDS encoding universal stress protein codes for MSTLQLLIAYDGSIDAQSALRTAATMFPGASAVVLYARQPLEGFAAHLEGHPALEELAGLDAATLDVSERIADEGAQLARELGFNSEPRVSSTMSTASEAIVDTAEEVDADLIIVGSRGRRGFKATLLGSTSASVLHHATRPTLVIPSDSVASARRAGLTETARHSV; via the coding sequence ATGTCCACCCTACAGCTTTTGATCGCCTATGACGGCTCAATCGACGCCCAGAGTGCCCTGCGGACCGCCGCCACCATGTTCCCCGGAGCTTCCGCGGTTGTGCTCTATGCACGCCAGCCGCTAGAAGGCTTCGCAGCCCATCTTGAAGGACACCCCGCTCTGGAGGAACTTGCCGGATTAGACGCCGCCACGTTGGACGTATCAGAACGGATAGCAGACGAAGGCGCGCAGCTAGCCCGCGAGCTCGGTTTTAACTCAGAACCAAGAGTTTCATCGACGATGTCGACAGCCTCGGAAGCCATTGTCGACACAGCCGAGGAAGTTGATGCCGATCTGATCATTGTCGGCTCCAGAGGACGCCGCGGATTCAAGGCCACACTTCTCGGAAGCACCTCAGCTAGCGTCCTGCACCACGCGACGCGGCCGACCCTGGTGATTCCCTCCGACTCGGTCGCATCAGCCCGCCGAGCCGGGCTTACGGAAACGGCCCGCCACTCGGTCTAA
- a CDS encoding metal-sensitive transcriptional regulator, whose translation MTTATKTIASGVDEHSGSHGYISNKEDYQRRLRRIEGQARGLQGMVQEEKYCIDILTQVAAMTSALESVALGLLNEHISHCVVDAAATGGDEAKAKLQEASDAIARLVRS comes from the coding sequence ATGACAACAGCGACTAAGACAATTGCATCCGGCGTGGATGAGCACAGCGGATCCCATGGGTACATTTCCAACAAGGAGGACTATCAGCGGCGGCTCAGGCGTATCGAAGGCCAGGCCCGTGGACTCCAAGGAATGGTTCAGGAAGAAAAGTACTGCATCGATATCCTGACCCAGGTTGCAGCCATGACCAGCGCATTGGAATCAGTGGCTCTAGGGCTGCTAAACGAACACATAAGCCACTGTGTAGTCGACGCGGCGGCCACCGGCGGCGACGAGGCAAAAGCCAAACTCCAGGAAGCCTCCGACGCAATCGCGCGCCTCGTGAGATCCTGA